A window from Mogibacterium neglectum encodes these proteins:
- the guaA gene encoding glutamine-hydrolyzing GMP synthase: MANKILIIDFGGQYNQLIARRVRELGVYSEVHNFENITVDKVKEFDPCGIIFTGGPQSAYGEGAPAIDKGVFELDLPILGICYGAQLMAHVLGGKIGTAPTSEYGRTDTVVDCKEGLFAGLSDETVTWMSHTDYISEVPEGFKITAHTENCPVAGMEDRARGYYAVQFHPEVNHTAEGTALLSNFILGVCKCEQDWKMDSFAEKKIAEVREKVGDGKVLLALSGGVDSSVVAALLAKAIGKQLTCVFVDHGLLRKDEGDQVEEIFGSKGEYDLNFVRVNAQERYYSKLAGVTDPEMKRKIIGEEFIRVFEDEAKKIGAVDFLAQGTIYADIIESGLGKSAVIKSHHNVGGLPDHVDFKEIIEPLRMLFKDEVRALGRELGLPDYLVDRQPFPGPGLGIRIIGEVTAEKVKIVQEADAIYREEIAKAGLEGSISQYFAALTNMRSVGVMGDFRTYDYAVAIRAVETVDFMTAEAVEIPWAVLQKVMNRIINEVDHVNRVFYDLTSKPPGTVEFE; this comes from the coding sequence ATGGCTAACAAGATATTAATTATTGATTTTGGCGGACAGTACAACCAGCTCATCGCCCGCAGGGTTCGTGAGCTCGGCGTGTACTCGGAAGTTCATAATTTTGAAAATATAACAGTAGATAAGGTCAAGGAATTTGACCCATGCGGCATCATCTTTACAGGTGGACCACAGTCCGCATACGGAGAGGGTGCACCAGCAATCGATAAGGGTGTGTTCGAGCTAGATCTGCCAATCCTTGGCATCTGCTACGGCGCACAGCTGATGGCACACGTGCTGGGCGGTAAAATCGGAACAGCTCCGACGAGCGAGTACGGCCGCACCGATACGGTGGTAGACTGCAAGGAAGGCCTCTTTGCAGGACTCAGCGACGAGACCGTAACATGGATGAGCCACACCGACTATATCAGTGAGGTTCCAGAAGGCTTCAAGATTACAGCACATACAGAAAACTGCCCAGTTGCAGGCATGGAGGACAGGGCTAGGGGCTACTACGCAGTGCAGTTCCACCCAGAGGTTAACCATACGGCAGAGGGCACAGCGCTGCTCAGCAACTTCATACTAGGCGTGTGCAAGTGCGAGCAGGACTGGAAGATGGATTCCTTCGCTGAGAAGAAAATCGCAGAGGTGCGAGAGAAGGTTGGAGACGGCAAGGTGTTACTTGCACTCTCTGGCGGCGTTGATTCCAGCGTAGTGGCTGCACTTCTGGCAAAGGCAATCGGCAAGCAGCTGACCTGCGTATTCGTAGACCACGGACTACTCCGTAAAGACGAGGGCGATCAGGTTGAAGAGATATTTGGCAGCAAGGGCGAGTACGACCTCAACTTCGTGCGTGTAAATGCTCAGGAGAGATACTATTCAAAGCTTGCTGGCGTGACAGACCCAGAGATGAAGCGTAAGATCATCGGTGAGGAGTTCATCCGTGTATTTGAAGATGAAGCTAAGAAGATAGGCGCAGTTGATTTCCTAGCTCAGGGAACAATCTACGCAGACATCATCGAGAGCGGCCTCGGCAAGTCGGCAGTTATCAAGTCCCACCATAACGTGGGCGGACTACCAGACCACGTTGATTTTAAGGAGATAATCGAGCCACTCCGCATGCTATTCAAGGATGAAGTGCGCGCCCTCGGAAGAGAGCTCGGCCTCCCAGACTATCTAGTTGACCGTCAGCCATTCCCAGGTCCAGGGCTCGGCATCAGAATCATCGGCGAAGTTACAGCTGAGAAGGTTAAGATAGTACAGGAAGCGGATGCAATCTACCGCGAGGAGATAGCCAAGGCGGGCCTCGAAGGCTCAATCAGCCAGTACTTCGCAGCTCTAACTAATATGAGGTCAGTCGGTGTAATGGGAGACTTCCGTACGTATGACTATGCGGTGGCGATCCGTGCGGTCGAGACAGTCGACTTCATGACAGCAGAAGCGGTGGAAATCCCATGGGCAGTGCTGCAGAAGGTGATGAATAGAATTATCAATGAGGTGGATCACGTGAATAGAGTGTTCTACGATCTGACCTCGAAGCCACCGGGAACGGTGGAGTTCGAATGA
- the hcp gene encoding hydroxylamine reductase, producing MENRMFCYQCQETAKGTGCTMRGVCGKLPETAGLQDLLVYVTKGLSAVTTQLRAEGKEVSEQVNHLVSLNLFTTITNANFDDEAITAKIVETLTCKEQLLKQLDDTSKLPEAAKWNGCVGEFAAKAASPEVGVLSTENEDVRSLRELITYGLKGLSAYSKHANALLKDNVEVDAFMQKALALTLDDSLSIDDLVALTLETGKYGVDGMALLDEANTSAYGNPEITKVDLGVRKNPGILISGHDLKDLEMLLEQTEGTGVDVYTHSEMLAGQYYPAFKKYEHFAGNYGNAWWKQKEEFETFNGPILMTTNCIVPPADSYKDRLFTTGAAGYPGCKHIDGKYGETKDFSEIIELAKKCPAPTEIETGEIVGGFAHEQVFALADTVVEAVKSGAIKKFFVMAGCDGRMKSRNYYTDFAKALPKDTVILTAGCAKYKYNKLDLGDIGGIPRVLDAGQCNDSYSLALIALKLKEVFGLDDVNELPIAYNIAWYEQKAVIVLLALLYLGVKNIHLGPTLPGFLSPNVANVLVENFGIAGIGTVDDDIELFLGK from the coding sequence ATGGAAAACCGTATGTTTTGTTATCAGTGCCAGGAGACAGCAAAGGGCACAGGATGTACTATGAGAGGTGTTTGCGGCAAGCTTCCTGAGACAGCAGGATTACAGGATCTGCTCGTATACGTAACTAAGGGACTTTCTGCAGTGACTACACAGCTAAGAGCTGAGGGTAAGGAAGTAAGCGAGCAGGTAAATCACCTAGTGTCGTTAAACCTATTCACAACTATCACAAATGCTAACTTTGATGACGAAGCAATCACAGCTAAGATCGTTGAGACACTAACATGTAAGGAGCAGCTACTAAAGCAGCTTGACGATACAAGCAAGCTTCCTGAGGCTGCAAAGTGGAATGGCTGCGTTGGTGAGTTCGCTGCAAAGGCTGCAAGCCCAGAGGTTGGCGTTCTATCCACTGAGAACGAGGATGTTAGATCTCTAAGAGAGCTCATCACTTATGGACTAAAGGGACTTTCCGCTTATAGCAAGCACGCAAACGCTCTGCTTAAGGACAACGTCGAGGTTGATGCTTTCATGCAGAAGGCTCTAGCACTTACACTGGACGATTCTCTATCAATAGATGACCTAGTTGCACTTACACTAGAGACAGGTAAGTACGGTGTAGATGGTATGGCTCTACTTGACGAGGCAAATACATCTGCTTACGGAAACCCAGAGATCACAAAGGTAGATCTCGGTGTTAGAAAGAACCCAGGAATCCTGATTTCAGGTCACGACCTAAAGGACCTCGAGATGCTTCTAGAGCAGACAGAGGGAACAGGCGTAGATGTATATACACACTCTGAGATGCTCGCAGGTCAGTATTACCCAGCATTCAAGAAGTACGAGCACTTCGCTGGTAACTACGGAAATGCATGGTGGAAGCAGAAGGAAGAGTTCGAGACATTCAACGGACCTATCCTGATGACTACAAACTGCATCGTGCCACCAGCAGATAGCTACAAGGATAGACTATTTACAACAGGTGCAGCAGGATACCCAGGATGCAAGCACATCGACGGCAAGTATGGTGAGACTAAGGACTTCTCCGAAATCATCGAGCTAGCTAAGAAGTGCCCAGCGCCAACAGAGATTGAGACAGGAGAGATCGTAGGTGGATTTGCACACGAGCAGGTATTTGCACTAGCAGATACAGTAGTTGAGGCAGTTAAGTCTGGAGCAATCAAGAAGTTCTTCGTAATGGCTGGCTGCGACGGCAGAATGAAGTCTAGAAACTACTACACAGATTTTGCAAAGGCTCTACCTAAGGATACAGTAATCCTCACAGCAGGATGCGCTAAGTACAAGTACAACAAGCTAGACCTTGGAGACATCGGTGGAATTCCACGTGTGCTCGACGCAGGACAGTGCAACGACTCATATTCACTAGCATTGATCGCACTCAAGCTCAAGGAAGTATTTGGACTAGATGACGTTAACGAGCTACCAATCGCTTACAACATCGCTTGGTATGAGCAGAAGGCTGTAATCGTACTTCTCGCACTTCTATACCTCGGTGTTAAGAACATCCACCTAGGACCAACGCTACCAGGATTCCTCTCGCCAAACGTTGCAAACGTACTTGTTGAGAACTTCGGAATCGCAGGAATCGGAACAGTAGACGACGATATCGAGCTATTCCTTGGAAAATAG
- a CDS encoding AAA family ATPase, with translation MLAYIDLKNFKSLTDTRIDFRGENRKPKKIVFIYGENGSGKTNIISSILFLEKTLLTLTNTIKLKEFSGEKNFHESLPDFENDVEKNYFIDFLKENLYSLENLIRDNKTIDCEEDMEIKIGFNINGIEGSYELKFDNNSVIFEELKYLVNERVGSIFKIDKGNITISPSMILSTSYRKELIDNIEKYWGKNTFMSIIFNEFRIKNDSFTKKTLSRNFLNVFSWLSKISLQCKNGKSIIGRIATSKEILSKIEKGNVDNERNKELLSMENFLNGVFTQLYSDIKRVFYVFKHIDNKFEYELYFTKLIDGELKDIPFTLESTGTQRLIETIKYIFLYVKGNTVLVDELENGIHDLLIYEVISSLLNSFGYSENSQFIATTHSTYLMEMLPQEYVYIIVGDAFGKKNILSIDKYEFRTQKNNNVRLKYLRGDYSGIPNVGYLDFNDLVDQFEEDLN, from the coding sequence ATGCTAGCTTATATAGATTTAAAGAATTTTAAGTCGCTTACTGATACAAGGATAGATTTTAGAGGAGAAAATCGTAAGCCTAAAAAAATTGTATTTATATATGGCGAGAATGGATCAGGTAAGACAAATATAATATCTTCAATACTATTTTTGGAAAAAACTTTATTAACATTAACAAATACTATTAAGTTGAAAGAGTTTTCCGGTGAAAAAAATTTCCATGAATCTTTGCCGGATTTTGAAAATGATGTAGAAAAAAATTATTTTATTGATTTTTTAAAAGAAAATTTATATAGCTTGGAAAATCTAATTAGAGACAATAAGACTATTGATTGTGAAGAAGACATGGAAATAAAGATTGGCTTTAATATAAATGGAATTGAGGGTTCTTATGAGTTAAAATTTGATAATAATTCAGTTATTTTTGAAGAATTAAAATATTTAGTAAATGAAAGAGTTGGTAGTATTTTTAAAATAGATAAAGGTAATATAACTATTAGTCCCTCAATGATACTATCAACATCATACAGAAAAGAATTAATAGATAATATTGAAAAATATTGGGGAAAAAACACTTTTATGAGCATTATTTTTAATGAGTTTAGAATAAAAAATGACTCTTTTACAAAAAAAACATTAAGTAGAAATTTTTTAAATGTTTTTTCCTGGCTAAGTAAAATTTCTTTACAATGTAAAAATGGAAAATCAATCATAGGAAGAATTGCCACATCTAAAGAAATATTATCAAAAATTGAAAAAGGTAATGTGGATAATGAAAGAAATAAAGAATTGCTATCGATGGAAAATTTCTTAAATGGAGTTTTTACACAATTGTATTCAGATATAAAAAGGGTTTTTTATGTCTTTAAACATATTGATAATAAATTTGAATATGAACTCTACTTTACAAAACTTATAGATGGTGAATTAAAAGATATTCCATTTACACTTGAATCCACAGGAACCCAACGCCTGATAGAGACTATTAAGTATATTTTCTTATACGTAAAAGGGAACACTGTTCTTGTAGATGAACTAGAAAACGGTATTCATGATTTGCTTATTTACGAAGTAATATCTTCTCTATTGAATTCTTTCGGTTATAGCGAAAATTCACAATTTATAGCCACAACACACAGTACATATTTGATGGAAATGCTACCACAAGAATATGTCTATATTATAGTAGGTGATGCTTTTGGTAAAAAGAATATTTTGTCGATTGATAAATATGAATTTAGAACACAAAAGAATAATAATGTACGATTAAAATATCTTAGGGGTGATTATTCTGGAATACCAAATGTTGGATATCTAGACTTTAATGATCTTGTTGATCAATTTGAAGAAGATTTGAACTAG
- a CDS encoding DNA adenine methylase codes for MYYSPLRYPGGKRKLTPFISTMIEARGRVGGTYIEPFVGGAAVALELLEKGIVSEIVINDLDKCIYSFWRAILTDTERFISEIEKTQVNMDEWYKQRTICMNENSRYSFELGFATFFMNRTNRSGIIKGGVIGGKDQQGPWKLDARFNKPELIARIRKIAEKKRHIHLYNKDIVSFIKNYIPKYEDNAFIYFDPPYFRKGRQLYMNYFDYEDHLRIEKLISSVVNCDWLITYDNEPEIKKIYENRYIKTFELNYSVGNKRKGQELLIFKNESMLSNVSPIQNGNICINAQ; via the coding sequence ATGTATTACTCTCCGTTACGGTATCCTGGAGGAAAAAGAAAATTAACCCCATTTATATCAACGATGATCGAAGCTCGTGGACGTGTAGGAGGGACCTATATTGAGCCATTTGTAGGGGGGGCAGCAGTTGCACTCGAGCTGCTTGAAAAAGGTATTGTATCTGAAATTGTAATTAACGATTTAGATAAATGCATTTATTCTTTCTGGAGAGCAATTCTTACCGATACAGAACGATTTATAAGTGAGATTGAGAAAACTCAAGTTAATATGGATGAGTGGTATAAACAGAGAACGATATGTATGAATGAGAATTCTAGATACAGTTTTGAATTGGGATTTGCAACATTTTTTATGAACAGGACAAATAGATCTGGAATAATAAAAGGTGGTGTTATTGGCGGCAAAGATCAGCAAGGGCCTTGGAAATTAGATGCTAGGTTTAATAAACCTGAGTTAATTGCGAGAATTAGGAAAATTGCAGAGAAGAAACGACACATTCATTTGTACAATAAAGATATTGTGTCATTTATAAAAAATTATATCCCTAAATATGAAGATAACGCTTTTATATACTTTGATCCACCTTATTTTCGAAAAGGGCGTCAACTTTACATGAACTATTTTGATTATGAAGATCATTTAAGAATTGAAAAACTGATTTCAAGCGTGGTAAATTGTGATTGGTTGATTACATATGACAATGAGCCAGAGATTAAAAAAATCTATGAAAACAGATATATTAAAACATTCGAATTAAATTATAGTGTGGGTAATAAGAGAAAAGGTCAGGAACTCTTAATATTTAAAAATGAATCAATGCTTTCTAATGTATCGCCAATTCAGAATGGAAATATTTGCATCAATGCACAGTAG
- a CDS encoding IMP dehydrogenase → MAIVLTEPSRTFSEYLLVPGYSSADARPENVSLATPITKFKKGEEPKIKANIPLVSAVMQAVSDDGMAVALAKEGGISFIFGSQSIENQAAMVKKVKSYKAGFVPSDTNVKPDSTLADVLEIKKNSGHSTVAVTDDGTGHGKLVGLVTSKDYRVSRLSTDTKVSEFMTPLENLVYGNAGITLSEANDIIWENKVNQLPIVDKDGCLVAFVFRKDYDSHKQNPNELLDDNKSFIVGAGINTRDYEERIPALVDAGVDVLTIDSSEGYSEWQARTLKWVKEKYGDTVKIGAGNVVDKEGFEFLAKSGADFIKVGIGGGSICITREQKGIGRGQASAVLEVAAARDEWLEKTGEYIPICSDGGIVYDYHMTLALAMGADFIMLGRYFARFDESPSAKVMVNGNYMKEYWGEGSARARNWQRYDLGGEGKLKFEEGVDSYVPYAGSLHDNVNLSLEKVKSTMCNCGVLSIPELQHNSKLTLVSATSIIEGGAHDVVLKDNSVATVRR, encoded by the coding sequence ATGGCAATCGTTCTAACAGAACCATCAAGAACATTTAGCGAGTACCTTCTAGTGCCTGGATATTCTAGCGCAGATGCTAGGCCTGAGAATGTGTCGCTCGCGACTCCTATTACTAAATTCAAGAAAGGCGAGGAGCCTAAGATCAAGGCGAATATTCCACTTGTTTCCGCAGTGATGCAGGCAGTTTCTGATGATGGGATGGCGGTTGCATTAGCGAAGGAGGGTGGAATTTCTTTCATCTTCGGTTCCCAGTCAATCGAAAACCAGGCAGCAATGGTCAAGAAGGTTAAGTCTTATAAAGCAGGCTTTGTACCTAGTGATACTAATGTAAAACCTGACAGTACACTTGCTGATGTCTTAGAAATTAAGAAGAACTCCGGACACTCGACAGTGGCGGTTACGGATGACGGAACAGGCCACGGCAAGCTAGTCGGCCTCGTTACAAGCAAGGACTACAGAGTGAGCAGACTCAGCACAGACACTAAGGTTTCTGAGTTTATGACACCTCTCGAGAACCTCGTGTACGGCAATGCTGGAATCACTCTATCCGAGGCAAACGACATCATCTGGGAGAACAAGGTTAACCAGCTGCCAATCGTAGACAAGGACGGATGCCTGGTAGCATTTGTATTTAGAAAGGACTATGATTCCCACAAACAGAATCCAAACGAGCTACTCGACGACAACAAGAGCTTCATCGTAGGTGCAGGAATCAACACTCGTGACTACGAGGAGAGAATCCCTGCGCTCGTAGATGCTGGCGTAGACGTGCTCACAATCGATTCATCCGAGGGATATTCAGAGTGGCAGGCAAGAACACTCAAGTGGGTTAAGGAAAAGTACGGCGACACAGTTAAAATCGGTGCCGGTAACGTCGTTGACAAGGAAGGATTTGAGTTCCTCGCAAAGAGCGGCGCAGACTTCATCAAGGTTGGAATCGGCGGCGGATCCATCTGTATCACTAGAGAGCAGAAGGGAATCGGACGCGGACAGGCATCTGCAGTGCTCGAGGTTGCAGCAGCAAGAGACGAGTGGCTCGAGAAAACAGGTGAGTATATTCCAATCTGCTCCGACGGCGGAATCGTGTATGACTACCATATGACACTAGCACTCGCTATGGGCGCGGACTTCATCATGCTGGGAAGATACTTTGCAAGATTCGACGAGTCACCATCTGCTAAGGTTATGGTAAATGGCAACTACATGAAGGAGTACTGGGGCGAAGGTTCTGCAAGAGCCCGTAACTGGCAGAGATATGACCTCGGCGGCGAAGGTAAGCTCAAGTTCGAGGAGGGTGTTGACTCCTACGTTCCATATGCAGGATCGCTACATGATAACGTAAACCTCTCTCTGGAGAAGGTTAAATCGACAATGTGTAACTGCGGAGTTCTATCGATTCCAGAGCTACAGCATAATTCCAAGCTCACACTAGTATCGGCGACAAGTATCATCGAGGGCGGAGCGCACGATGTTGTACTCAAAGACAACAGCGTAGCAACGGTAAGACGTTAG
- a CDS encoding Crp/Fnr family transcriptional regulator, translating to MAARASSKTDRAIAGRLTVSPLFENMTVDDVHNCFTCSGALCLSFKKGDMIFTEEDEPTKLHILLDGGVRIGYDSFDGNRRVIGNFTDTGEVFGDILLFLGKEKYGVFAQATCDTKVIALPREFMAETCGSGCGYHNQLINNMLMSFARNAYALNMRLRILSCPTLRQKIAKMLLIYNDRDMNKPINMTREGLAEFLGVTRPSVSRELMKMQDDGLIEIKGRKIYVLDPAEIEALN from the coding sequence ATGGCAGCAAGAGCATCATCAAAGACAGATAGAGCAATAGCTGGACGCCTTACTGTCAGTCCGCTTTTTGAGAATATGACGGTAGATGACGTGCACAACTGCTTCACATGCAGTGGTGCACTCTGCCTCTCATTCAAGAAGGGAGACATGATATTCACTGAAGAGGATGAACCAACCAAGCTCCACATTCTCCTAGATGGCGGTGTACGAATCGGTTATGATTCCTTCGACGGCAACAGGAGAGTTATCGGAAACTTTACAGATACTGGTGAGGTGTTTGGAGATATACTGCTATTTCTCGGCAAAGAGAAGTACGGTGTATTTGCTCAGGCTACTTGTGATACCAAGGTCATTGCATTGCCACGAGAGTTCATGGCGGAAACCTGTGGAAGCGGCTGTGGATATCATAATCAGCTGATCAATAATATGCTGATGAGCTTTGCGAGGAATGCCTACGCGCTAAATATGAGGCTGAGGATACTATCCTGTCCGACTCTCCGTCAGAAGATCGCCAAGATGTTACTCATCTACAACGATAGAGATATGAACAAGCCAATCAATATGACGAGAGAAGGTTTAGCGGAGTTCCTAGGTGTGACGAGACCATCAGTTTCAAGGGAGCTGATGAAGATGCAGGACGATGGTTTGATCGAGATAAAGGGTCGCAAGATATATGTCCTTGACCCTGCGGAAATCGAGGCGCTCAACTAA
- a CDS encoding ATP-dependent nuclease codes for MNKRLLASELILEKFRSFKDVRINLAKKITVISGVNGVGKSNILSLIASGSGTNRKSQVASNFQPEFTEFFNIDVNEPFKEYKIFIKYIKDDGNFAIARRLSFNNYKDGNRGIRIIPRTVNIHYDGMTTTDVARVEKEKYGVGGSGRVKIPTIYSSLSRLYPLGERRESVKIRKIRRNNLFVQKNATDKYREWYNYVIPNSIKLDADASLVNKEACSRASLHMDIKNTPTLSQSIGQDNVGNIISALTELYILSMEEDYQGALLCIDEIEVSLHPDTQVRMINLLDKLADELKIQVVVSSHSLTVLKECLRKEKKDKENYTVVYLKSPSAPMVTRIKDYNMLKQDMFGSLTFKQPYVKMYFEDDIGKTIFEQLMNAYKEVLTKVKDCSSLSALRNSDNREKDKIDHNILSLEEVLEIKDKTNKIVTHLGCENLIDISEADEYFKRVIIMLDGDARIKNSTEKPRACDYMDCYFDPKNRGVNDRKHKPNIIFAPNYFAPESYLYRIIMKICNDSLAHQSFWRTLDEKESTALFTADKVKTLFQGIGEKFSNDDLKGVFKDGDLESDAWKFVLKSDILEYFYSDYNTVSELLKFMYDLKEAYGIAKPLTMSNRHV; via the coding sequence ATGAATAAGAGATTACTAGCGAGTGAACTTATATTAGAAAAATTTCGTTCTTTTAAAGATGTTAGAATTAATTTAGCAAAAAAGATTACAGTTATAAGTGGAGTGAATGGTGTGGGCAAGTCTAACATCTTGTCACTAATAGCTTCTGGTTCTGGAACGAATAGGAAATCACAGGTTGCTAGCAATTTTCAGCCAGAATTTACTGAGTTCTTTAATATTGATGTTAATGAGCCATTTAAGGAATACAAGATATTTATAAAATATATAAAAGATGATGGGAATTTTGCGATTGCGAGGAGATTGTCTTTTAATAACTATAAAGATGGTAATCGTGGCATAAGAATAATCCCACGCACCGTAAATATCCATTATGATGGAATGACTACAACAGATGTTGCTAGAGTTGAAAAGGAAAAGTATGGTGTAGGTGGGTCTGGTAGAGTTAAGATTCCTACGATTTATTCAAGCCTCTCAAGATTATATCCTTTAGGAGAGAGACGAGAATCCGTTAAAATAAGGAAAATTAGAAGAAATAATCTGTTTGTCCAAAAGAATGCAACAGACAAATATCGGGAATGGTACAACTACGTTATTCCTAATTCTATAAAGCTTGATGCAGATGCTTCACTGGTAAATAAAGAAGCATGCTCTAGGGCTTCACTACATATGGATATTAAAAATACTCCTACATTATCACAATCTATAGGTCAAGATAATGTTGGGAATATTATTAGTGCACTCACAGAATTATATATTCTATCCATGGAAGAAGATTATCAAGGTGCGCTGCTGTGCATTGATGAGATAGAAGTATCATTACATCCCGATACACAAGTTAGGATGATTAATTTATTAGACAAGCTAGCAGACGAGTTGAAAATACAAGTTGTAGTGAGTTCACATTCCTTGACGGTACTAAAGGAGTGCTTAAGGAAAGAAAAAAAAGACAAAGAGAACTATACTGTAGTGTATTTAAAGAGTCCATCCGCTCCAATGGTTACAAGAATAAAAGACTATAATATGCTTAAACAAGATATGTTCGGTAGTCTGACGTTTAAACAGCCCTATGTGAAAATGTATTTTGAAGATGATATTGGGAAAACAATTTTTGAACAATTAATGAATGCATATAAGGAGGTACTGACAAAAGTCAAAGACTGTTCATCATTAAGTGCATTAAGGAATTCTGATAATAGAGAAAAAGATAAAATAGATCACAACATCCTTTCTTTAGAGGAAGTTCTTGAAATAAAAGATAAGACAAATAAGATAGTCACGCACCTAGGATGTGAGAATTTAATAGATATTTCTGAAGCGGATGAATATTTTAAAAGAGTTATAATCATGTTAGATGGTGATGCGAGAATAAAAAATTCTACCGAAAAACCACGTGCATGTGATTATATGGACTGTTATTTTGATCCTAAAAACAGAGGAGTAAATGATAGAAAGCATAAACCAAATATCATTTTTGCACCAAACTATTTTGCACCAGAATCGTACTTATATAGGATAATAATGAAAATTTGTAATGATTCACTGGCGCACCAATCATTTTGGAGAACTCTAGATGAAAAAGAATCAACTGCATTGTTTACTGCCGATAAAGTAAAAACTCTTTTTCAGGGTATAGGAGAAAAATTTTCAAATGATGATCTTAAGGGAGTTTTTAAAGATGGTGATCTCGAAAGTGATGCCTGGAAATTTGTGCTGAAATCTGATATCCTTGAATACTTTTATTCTGATTACAATACTGTATCTGAATTGCTAAAGTTCATGTATGATCTTAAGGAAGCTTATGGGATTGCAAAGCCATTAACAATGTCAAATAGGCACGTATAA
- a CDS encoding ISL3 family transposase: MHSRGIKTRTVNHPVLQDGYKLVIKLQQRRWRCTNCDCLYESNEHFKLVNRYRRNTNASDLLILNQFRNLIFSAVDIARQLHTSDMHVLNVLDRYIQLDRLPLTDAISVDEVYLDMDKNCKYALVIQDFYTGDPIDIIHSRLDRVTEPYFSNIPLKERANVKYLISDMYNPYLSYVKKYFPNAVSVVDSFHVMQWLIHSLDMFLRNLQKEYKARDESKRYANFSKYGHPQRIPISDEVYLLKKYRWLLLKNQEHLEYHLEPRYDRHFRYFINTFGYEEKFLALHPYIKVFRDLKEEYVRFNSRNAGNPLKASEEIDSLIHKYCSSEYQIFVEFGNLLRKYKNPIINSFIMVDRLGPDGIYNSRLSNGPIESLNRKVKDLKRLGRGFRNFEHMRNRFLFATRRNPIYKG, from the coding sequence ATGCATTCTAGAGGCATTAAAACTAGGACAGTTAATCACCCTGTTCTTCAGGACGGCTATAAGCTAGTAATAAAGCTCCAGCAAAGACGTTGGAGATGTACAAACTGCGATTGCCTTTACGAATCAAATGAGCATTTCAAACTTGTTAACCGCTACAGGCGTAATACTAATGCTTCTGACCTACTAATTCTTAATCAGTTTAGAAATCTTATTTTTTCAGCTGTAGATATAGCTAGGCAACTTCATACTTCAGATATGCATGTTCTTAATGTTCTCGACAGATATATACAATTGGATCGTCTTCCACTTACAGATGCTATTTCTGTCGATGAAGTATACCTAGATATGGATAAAAACTGTAAATACGCCCTAGTTATTCAAGATTTTTACACTGGTGATCCTATAGATATTATTCACAGCAGATTAGATAGAGTTACTGAACCATATTTCTCAAATATTCCCTTAAAAGAACGTGCTAATGTTAAGTATCTAATTTCAGATATGTATAACCCTTATTTAAGTTATGTAAAAAAATACTTTCCTAATGCTGTATCTGTAGTGGATTCTTTCCATGTAATGCAATGGCTCATTCATTCTCTTGACATGTTTCTTCGTAACCTGCAAAAGGAATATAAAGCACGAGATGAATCTAAACGATATGCAAATTTTTCAAAATACGGACATCCGCAAAGAATCCCTATTTCAGATGAAGTATATCTTCTTAAGAAGTATCGGTGGCTGCTTCTTAAGAATCAAGAGCATTTAGAATATCACTTAGAACCTAGATATGACAGACACTTTAGATATTTCATAAACACTTTTGGATACGAGGAAAAATTTCTGGCTCTTCACCCATATATCAAGGTCTTTAGAGATTTAAAAGAAGAGTACGTAAGATTTAATTCTAGAAATGCTGGTAATCCCTTAAAAGCTTCTGAAGAAATAGATTCCCTAATACACAAATACTGCAGTAGTGAATATCAGATATTCGTTGAATTCGGGAATTTACTACGTAAATACAAGAATCCCATTATTAACTCATTCATAATGGTAGATAGATTAGGACCAGATGGCATATATAACAGCCGTCTTTCTAATGGTCCAATTGAATCTTTAAATCGCAAAGTAAAAGACCTAAAGCGACTAGGAAGAGGATTTCGAAACTTCGAACACATGAGAAATCGGTTCCTTTTTGCTACTCGCAGGAATCCAATTTACAAAGGCTAA